A region from the Helcococcus ovis genome encodes:
- a CDS encoding sugar-transfer associated ATP-grasp domain-containing protein yields MKKNTFGSKLVRLQEKLRIIKLKNKERSYLKYKMEKNGYYEGSDEEYNKVVVPFWSKYGMKPDKKWFQYSGYKKQKFDPYMIPDDFYYAELNRFLNDSRYDEFLDNKIYFEYFLPEAKKANTIIKYAHGFYRTKEDKLVSKREAINILKKYGKIIIKPSDKMKGIGIDLIDFSSDEEKAILKFEEKVKGGDFVAQELIKQSEQMNKLNPSSVNTIRPMTFIINNEVVVLSKILRIGAEGALVDNYSSGGKSRPIDDEGYLEDYEFVNDRKVDFDVNGNKIQKEKLIGYEKVELLAKQYHKKFPHLRIIGWDFAIDENYEPVLIELNGYVGDNQREDGHGTFGKYTEQVLNEYFENKKNKI; encoded by the coding sequence ATGAAAAAAAATACTTTTGGAAGTAAACTTGTAAGATTACAAGAGAAGTTAAGAATTATAAAATTAAAAAACAAAGAGAGAAGTTATTTAAAATATAAAATGGAAAAAAATGGATATTATGAAGGTTCTGATGAAGAATATAATAAAGTTGTAGTTCCGTTTTGGTCCAAATATGGAATGAAGCCGGATAAAAAATGGTTTCAATATTCCGGATATAAAAAACAGAAATTTGATCCATATATGATACCGGATGATTTTTATTATGCAGAATTAAATAGATTCTTAAATGACTCAAGATATGATGAATTTTTAGATAATAAAATTTATTTTGAATATTTCTTACCAGAAGCAAAAAAAGCAAATACAATTATTAAATATGCTCATGGGTTTTATAGAACGAAGGAAGATAAATTAGTATCGAAAAGAGAAGCTATTAATATTTTAAAAAAATATGGTAAGATCATAATCAAACCTTCAGATAAAATGAAGGGTATAGGAATAGATTTAATTGATTTTAGTTCTGATGAAGAAAAAGCGATATTAAAATTTGAAGAAAAAGTTAAAGGTGGAGATTTTGTTGCTCAAGAATTAATCAAACAATCTGAACAAATGAATAAGTTGAATCCTTCAAGTGTAAATACTATTAGACCAATGACTTTTATTATAAATAACGAGGTTGTTGTTTTATCAAAGATTTTGCGAATCGGTGCTGAAGGGGCTTTGGTTGATAATTACTCTAGTGGGGGAAAATCCAGACCTATTGATGATGAAGGATACTTAGAAGATTACGAGTTTGTAAATGATAGAAAAGTTGATTTTGATGTAAATGGCAATAAAATTCAAAAAGAAAAATTAATTGGATATGAAAAAGTCGAATTATTAGCAAAACAATATCATAAAAAATTTCCACATTTAAGAATAATTGGATGGGACTTTGCGATTGATGAAAATTATGAACCGGTTCTAATTGAATTAAATGGATATGTTGGAGATAATCAAAGAGAAGATGGCCATGGAACATTTGGAAAATATACAGAACAAGTATTAAACGAGTATTTTGAAAACAAAAAAAATAAAATATAG
- a CDS encoding MurT ligase domain-containing protein translates to MEKSFRFYVALWSTKFIIKFMNFIGRRATYLPGMIAYKMCPDILKYMKVPKTTIALTGTNGKTTTANMISDFLKKKNISFIHNNYGSNTVEGIIASFIKFSDLKGNLDYEYGIIEVDERSSYRVYEYFTPDYLIVTNLFRDSSKRNAHADYIFNILEDSVSEKTKLILNSDDLISSLLDKNREKTFFSINLLDGEEEERNSRIKDIENCPKCNHRLTPEFIRYNHIGRYHCDNCGFENFKSDYLVKSADLENRVAVIEHDTKEYKFNLQSSNIVDLYNLLAAISVLSETGFSMSELSENFEDVEVVKSRYNDCMIGNTRLVYIMAKAINPISASRTFDYIRKQSGNIAVIFGNSKHDIGYKNSENTSWLYDLDFRYLKDSENIKQYITCGKRFKDQEVALLLSGIKKDKIVSIEGWNGVAQAIDYDNIDTIFLLNDIDTLDLTGKVKKEIENILQERLEK, encoded by the coding sequence ATGGAAAAAAGTTTTAGATTTTATGTTGCCTTGTGGAGTACTAAATTTATAATTAAATTTATGAATTTTATAGGTAGAAGAGCTACATATTTACCGGGAATGATAGCATATAAAATGTGTCCTGATATATTAAAATATATGAAAGTGCCTAAAACTACTATAGCCCTTACAGGAACGAATGGAAAAACAACTACTGCAAATATGATTTCTGATTTTTTGAAAAAGAAAAATATTTCTTTTATTCACAATAATTATGGATCAAATACGGTTGAAGGTATAATAGCATCGTTTATTAAATTTTCAGATTTAAAGGGAAATTTAGATTATGAATATGGAATCATAGAAGTTGATGAGAGGTCATCATATAGAGTTTATGAGTATTTTACACCTGATTATTTGATTGTAACAAATCTTTTTAGGGATTCATCAAAGAGAAATGCTCATGCAGATTATATTTTTAATATTTTAGAAGATTCCGTATCTGAAAAAACTAAATTGATATTAAATTCAGATGATTTGATAAGCTCATTATTAGATAAGAATAGAGAAAAGACATTCTTTTCAATTAATTTACTTGATGGAGAAGAAGAGGAAAGAAATTCTAGGATAAAAGATATAGAAAATTGTCCGAAATGTAATCACAGATTAACTCCTGAATTTATTAGATATAATCATATTGGTAGATATCATTGCGATAACTGTGGGTTTGAAAATTTCAAATCAGACTATTTAGTTAAAAGTGCAGATTTAGAAAATAGAGTTGCAGTAATCGAACATGACACTAAAGAATACAAATTTAATTTACAAAGCAGTAATATTGTTGATTTGTATAATTTATTAGCGGCTATTTCGGTCTTAAGTGAAACGGGATTTTCTATGAGTGAGTTAAGTGAAAATTTTGAAGATGTTGAAGTAGTTAAATCCAGATATAATGATTGTATGATTGGAAATACAAGATTAGTTTACATAATGGCTAAAGCAATAAACCCAATATCTGCATCGAGAACTTTCGATTATATTAGAAAGCAATCAGGAAATATAGCTGTTATTTTTGGAAATTCGAAACATGATATAGGCTATAAAAATTCTGAAAACACATCATGGTTGTACGATTTAGATTTTAGATACTTAAAAGATTCAGAAAATATAAAACAATATATTACATGTGGTAAGAGATTTAAGGATCAAGAAGTAGCATTGCTATTATCCGGCATTAAAAAGGATAAGATAGTAAGTATTGAAGGTTGGAATGGTGTGGCTCAAGCAATAGATTATGACAATATTGATACAATATTTTTACTAAATGATATTGATACATTAGATTTGACAGGTAAAGTAAAAAAAGAAATAGAAAATATATTGCAAGAGAGGTTAGAAAAATGA
- the hprK gene encoding HPr(Ser) kinase/phosphatase, with protein MAKSVKLSELVQELDLKVIMPAKDYEKIEISNGDVNRPGLQLSGFMEAFPYKRIQIIGNVEYNYYMQMTPELRYERFRGILSEEIPCIIFSYNREVTQDILDLANYYNKTLIISEYATTKLISKLSMSLEKHLAEELTIHAGLMEVYGSGVLIKGQSSVGKSETALDLVIRGHRLVADDVVDIKKIDNQLYGTSPENIRHFMEIRGLGILDIRRLYGVGSVKIDSRIDLVIELEKWDENKEYDRLGLEDDSDFILGVEVPKLTVPVKPGRNIAMILEVAVRNLRQKNLGYNSAKYLTSRLFNDMNPSETKNNHYVNMYENL; from the coding sequence ATGGCTAAAAGTGTTAAATTATCAGAATTAGTACAAGAATTAGACTTGAAAGTAATCATGCCTGCAAAGGATTATGAAAAAATTGAAATATCAAATGGGGATGTAAATAGACCCGGGTTACAATTATCAGGATTTATGGAGGCTTTTCCATATAAAAGAATTCAAATAATTGGTAACGTAGAATATAACTACTACATGCAAATGACACCTGAATTAAGATATGAAAGATTTAGAGGGATTTTATCAGAAGAAATTCCGTGTATAATTTTTTCATACAATAGAGAAGTTACACAAGATATTTTAGATTTAGCAAACTATTACAATAAAACTTTAATTATTTCTGAATATGCTACAACAAAATTAATCAGTAAATTGAGTATGTCACTTGAAAAGCATTTAGCTGAAGAATTAACAATTCATGCCGGATTAATGGAAGTTTATGGTTCCGGAGTTTTAATAAAAGGACAATCGTCTGTAGGAAAATCTGAAACAGCTTTAGATTTAGTAATCAGAGGACATAGACTTGTAGCGGATGATGTGGTAGATATTAAGAAGATAGATAACCAACTATATGGTACTTCTCCTGAAAACATTAGACATTTTATGGAAATAAGAGGTTTAGGAATTTTAGATATTAGAAGATTATATGGTGTAGGGTCTGTTAAAATTGATTCTAGGATTGATTTAGTTATAGAACTTGAAAAATGGGATGAAAATAAAGAATACGATAGATTAGGTTTAGAAGATGATTCTGACTTTATTTTAGGTGTAGAAGTCCCAAAATTAACTGTTCCGGTAAAACCTGGTAGAAATATTGCTATGATACTAGAAGTTGCCGTTAGAAATTTAAGACAAAAGAATTTAGGATATAATTCAGCAAAATATTTAACAAGCCGATTATTTAATGATATGAATCCTAGTGAAACAAAAAATAATCATTATGTAAATATGTATGAAAATTTATAA
- the uvrC gene encoding excinuclease ABC subunit UvrC, translated as MNDLRYDLSRLPDLPGVYLMKDKDDNIIYVGKAKNLKKRVRSYFNGEKNKSMKVLKMVEKIDHFEYIIVENEVEALVLESNFIKEHRPHYNILLRDDKQYPYIMLTNEAFPRIEKVRQVKNDKNEYFGPYPNAYAVNDVIRLLQNTFKLRVDKIEQNYNSIKRPSLKQFLYKYNDPNHDYKDQKQYMKNVDKVREFLKGNVKEFIKELEEKMLSYSKNLEFERAKEYRDHIINIESLMERQKVTSVSAQNMDIVSLSRARNYVTIQVFFMRNGKIVDREHFIIENEFDNNDAEILSSFMKQFYFDMTYIPKEIILLELPEDYEVIEEVLTKKRGSKVNLRVPMRGEKVSYLDMATKNAKKMMLEYLKKMDNREKNKNLGLKRLEEFLGIFPIDRIEAYDISNISGVDSVGSMVVYQEGKKSKKDYRKFKIKTVEGPDDYGSMREVLTRRLKRLISDDTNIGFSKKPDLIIMDGGKGQVNVALQVIKEFNQNIEVIGLVKNDKHKTRAIIYENREIPIENDTAIYRFLYGIQEEVHRFAINYFNTVHKKKMFESELKNIQGLGQKRILSLLKKFGSISNIKNATKEDLIEVENINESVANNIIKYFGEKNG; from the coding sequence ATGAATGATTTAAGATATGATTTATCAAGGTTGCCGGATTTGCCTGGAGTTTATCTGATGAAAGATAAGGATGACAATATAATATACGTGGGTAAAGCTAAAAATTTAAAAAAACGTGTTAGATCATATTTTAATGGAGAAAAAAATAAATCAATGAAAGTACTTAAAATGGTTGAGAAAATTGACCATTTTGAGTATATCATTGTTGAAAATGAAGTTGAGGCACTTGTATTAGAGTCTAATTTCATTAAAGAACATAGACCACATTATAATATTTTATTAAGAGATGATAAACAATACCCATATATAATGCTTACAAATGAGGCTTTTCCAAGGATAGAAAAAGTTCGACAGGTAAAAAATGATAAAAATGAATATTTTGGGCCATATCCAAATGCTTATGCTGTAAATGATGTAATAAGACTTTTGCAAAATACGTTTAAGTTGAGAGTTGATAAAATTGAACAAAATTATAATAGTATTAAGAGACCTTCCCTAAAGCAATTTTTATATAAATACAATGATCCTAATCATGACTATAAAGACCAAAAACAATATATGAAAAATGTGGATAAGGTAAGAGAGTTCTTAAAAGGAAATGTAAAAGAATTTATTAAAGAATTAGAAGAAAAGATGTTATCATACTCTAAAAACCTAGAATTTGAAAGAGCCAAGGAATACAGAGATCATATAATAAATATTGAAAGTCTAATGGAAAGACAAAAAGTTACAAGTGTAAGTGCCCAAAATATGGATATAGTATCTTTATCTAGGGCACGAAATTATGTAACTATCCAAGTATTTTTTATGAGAAATGGTAAAATTGTTGATAGAGAGCATTTTATCATTGAAAATGAATTTGATAATAATGATGCTGAAATTTTGTCATCATTTATGAAACAATTTTATTTTGATATGACATATATTCCTAAAGAGATAATTTTATTGGAATTACCTGAGGATTATGAGGTAATAGAAGAAGTTCTTACAAAAAAAAGAGGTTCAAAAGTCAATTTAAGAGTTCCAATGCGTGGAGAAAAAGTAAGTTATTTAGATATGGCAACAAAAAATGCCAAAAAAATGATGTTAGAATATCTAAAGAAAATGGATAATAGAGAAAAAAATAAAAATTTAGGACTAAAGAGGCTTGAAGAATTTTTAGGTATATTTCCTATTGATAGGATTGAGGCATATGATATATCGAATATATCCGGTGTAGATTCTGTAGGTTCAATGGTTGTTTATCAAGAAGGAAAAAAATCTAAAAAAGACTATAGAAAATTTAAAATTAAAACTGTTGAAGGACCGGATGACTATGGTTCAATGCGGGAAGTACTTACCAGAAGATTAAAAAGACTTATAAGTGATGATACTAATATCGGATTTTCTAAAAAACCTGATCTTATAATAATGGATGGGGGTAAAGGTCAGGTAAATGTTGCATTACAAGTTATAAAGGAATTTAATCAAAATATTGAAGTTATTGGACTTGTGAAAAATGATAAACATAAAACCCGTGCAATAATTTATGAAAATAGAGAAATACCGATAGAAAATGATACGGCGATTTATAGATTTTTATATGGTATTCAAGAAGAAGTGCACAGATTTGCAATAAATTATTTCAATACAGTTCATAAGAAAAAAATGTTTGAATCTGAACTTAAAAATATTCAAGGTTTAGGGCAAAAAAGAATTTTATCATTATTAAAAAAGTTTGGCTCTATTTCTAATATTAAAAATGCAACAAAAGAAGACTTAATTGAGGTTGAAAATATAAATGAAAGTGTGGCGAACAATATTATAAAATATTTTGGAGAGAAAAATGGCTAA
- a CDS encoding aminopeptidase P family protein, with product MSIYDRVDNLRDLMMDRDIEAYIVPTSDPHQSEYLSDYYKTREYISGFTGSAGTAVITRDKAGLWTDGRYFVQAENELKNSPFKLYRMGEDIDYLTFINEEVSQFGKVAVDGRCLSLAQYDAINDKLGDRLLITDVDFISNIWENRPQLSKSEAWIFDEKYTGKSVSEKLKEFRKRLREKDCDYGFIGALEDIAYLFNLRGDDIYATPVFFSYALISHENAILFIDENKIDLEVKEYLKANNIDIYRYDAIFNVLNEIRGSNSIYLDPNRTNVKVYQSINKNVRIKRGINLTTLMKMIKNEIEIENEKKAFHKDAIALTKFFNWVETGVKSGAIDEVFAAKKLLSFREQQENFIEPSFTTISAYGANAAMPHYDPEKVIPATLQTKGLYLVDSGAQYLEGTTDITRTIALGELTYDEKLHYTLTLKGFIAGLSAKFKNNSTGYFLDSIVRNPIYRYGLDFNHGTGHGVGFVLGVHEGPMSISKKDNGVVLQKGMIFSIEPGLYIEGAHGIRIENIVYVEDAQEPNMLEIKTLLYLPIDTRPVLKELLEAWELDWLNSYNEECYNRLSKELDGDDLIYLRKITREL from the coding sequence ATGAGTATTTATGATAGAGTTGATAATCTTAGAGATTTAATGATGGATAGAGATATTGAAGCATATATTGTACCAACATCTGATCCTCATCAATCAGAATATTTATCAGATTATTACAAGACAAGAGAATATATTTCTGGATTTACCGGTTCAGCAGGCACAGCGGTAATAACAAGAGATAAAGCTGGATTGTGGACTGATGGTAGATATTTCGTACAAGCTGAAAATGAATTAAAGAATTCTCCATTTAAATTATACAGAATGGGAGAGGATATAGATTATTTGACATTTATAAATGAAGAAGTATCTCAATTTGGAAAAGTTGCAGTTGATGGGAGATGTTTATCATTAGCTCAATACGATGCAATTAATGATAAATTAGGAGATAGACTACTTATTACAGATGTAGATTTTATCTCAAATATATGGGAAAATAGACCGCAATTATCAAAATCGGAAGCTTGGATTTTTGATGAAAAATATACTGGAAAGTCAGTTTCTGAAAAATTAAAAGAATTTAGAAAAAGATTAAGAGAAAAAGATTGTGATTATGGATTTATAGGTGCTTTAGAAGATATAGCATATTTATTTAACCTAAGAGGCGATGATATATATGCTACACCGGTATTTTTCTCGTATGCATTAATCAGTCACGAAAATGCAATATTGTTTATTGATGAAAATAAAATAGATTTAGAAGTTAAAGAATATTTGAAAGCTAATAATATTGACATATATAGATATGATGCTATTTTTAATGTGTTAAATGAAATAAGAGGTTCCAATTCAATTTATTTAGACCCTAATAGAACAAATGTAAAAGTCTATCAAAGTATTAATAAGAATGTCAGAATAAAACGAGGCATAAATTTAACTACATTGATGAAGATGATTAAAAATGAAATTGAAATTGAAAATGAAAAGAAAGCATTTCATAAAGATGCTATAGCATTGACTAAATTCTTTAATTGGGTTGAAACAGGTGTGAAATCAGGAGCAATTGACGAAGTATTTGCAGCTAAAAAGTTACTAAGTTTTAGAGAACAACAGGAAAACTTTATTGAACCGAGTTTTACAACTATTTCTGCTTATGGAGCAAATGCTGCAATGCCGCATTATGACCCTGAAAAGGTAATACCTGCAACACTACAAACAAAAGGTTTATATTTAGTAGATAGTGGAGCTCAATATTTAGAAGGGACAACAGATATTACTAGAACTATTGCTCTTGGGGAACTTACATATGATGAAAAATTACATTACACATTAACATTAAAAGGATTTATTGCAGGATTGTCAGCTAAATTTAAAAACAACTCTACAGGATATTTTTTAGATTCAATTGTAAGAAATCCTATATATAGATATGGACTAGATTTTAATCATGGTACAGGTCATGGGGTAGGATTCGTTTTAGGAGTTCATGAAGGGCCTATGAGCATTTCAAAAAAAGATAATGGTGTAGTTTTACAAAAAGGTATGATATTTTCTATTGAACCGGGACTATATATTGAGGGGGCACATGGTATAAGAATAGAAAATATTGTGTATGTTGAAGATGCTCAAGAGCCAAATATGCTAGAAATTAAAACATTATTATATTTGCCAATTGATACAAGACCGGTATTAAAAGAATTATTGGAAGCTTGGGAATTAGATTGGTTAAATAGCTATAATGAAGAATGTTACAATAGATTATCTAAAGAATTAGATGGTGATGATTTAATTTATTTAAGAAAGATTACAAGAGAATTATAA
- the brnQ gene encoding branched-chain amino acid transport system II carrier protein, whose translation MKKSLSKNQFLSVSIMLFGLFFGAGNLIFPPMLGHQAGNLTFISLLFFAITAVVFPILAVIAVAKTSGLTNLANRVGPVFSLVFTSLIYLSIGPGLGIPRAGSLPFEMAVQQYLPEGVNIFSLRLLYTLFFFLSAFLISLNPSKLVNRVGKVLTPTLLVLILFMFIGVIISGINMPTKPADAYISNAPVKGFLEGYNTMDAIAGLNFGLVIALAIKSFNVKDDKNIMRYTVKAGFLAGTVLFIIYAMLSYIGMVTGQITSGVENGAQVLVITVNKVFGNFGGILLVSIFTLACLTTCVGLITSGSGYFAKLTNNKISYKKWTLLFSAFSFVVANFGLNKILAVSVPVLVSIYPISLTLIILTLFHDKLGFSKLAYKATIYVVSLISVVEGLLVAKIEIPILTNFVKQLPLFKQSLGWLIPGLIVLVLAIFVSVALKLEKFK comes from the coding sequence ATGAAGAAAAGTTTATCAAAAAATCAATTTTTAAGCGTTAGTATAATGCTCTTTGGTTTGTTTTTTGGGGCGGGAAATTTAATATTTCCTCCAATGCTAGGACATCAAGCAGGAAATTTAACTTTTATTAGTTTATTATTTTTTGCTATAACTGCTGTTGTATTTCCAATTTTAGCTGTAATAGCCGTAGCAAAGACATCGGGTTTAACAAATTTAGCAAATAGAGTCGGACCGGTGTTTTCATTGGTATTTACATCATTGATTTATTTATCAATAGGACCTGGACTAGGGATACCAAGAGCAGGTAGTTTACCATTTGAAATGGCAGTACAACAGTATTTACCGGAGGGAGTTAATATATTTTCTTTAAGGCTTTTATATACATTATTTTTCTTTTTATCAGCATTTTTAATTTCATTAAATCCAAGTAAGTTGGTAAATAGAGTTGGAAAAGTGCTGACACCTACTTTATTAGTGCTTATTTTATTTATGTTTATCGGTGTAATAATATCAGGAATAAATATGCCGACTAAACCAGCTGATGCCTATATATCAAATGCACCGGTAAAAGGATTTTTAGAAGGATATAATACAATGGATGCAATTGCAGGACTTAATTTTGGTTTAGTGATTGCTTTAGCTATAAAATCATTTAATGTAAAAGATGATAAAAATATTATGAGATATACTGTAAAAGCTGGATTTTTAGCGGGAACTGTTTTATTTATAATATATGCAATGCTTTCATATATCGGAATGGTTACAGGGCAAATAACATCCGGAGTGGAAAATGGAGCTCAAGTATTAGTTATAACAGTAAATAAAGTATTTGGTAATTTTGGAGGAATATTATTAGTTTCTATATTTACATTGGCTTGTTTGACAACATGTGTTGGATTAATAACAAGTGGTAGTGGATATTTTGCGAAACTGACAAATAATAAAATTAGTTATAAAAAATGGACTTTATTATTTTCAGCATTTTCATTTGTTGTAGCTAATTTTGGATTAAATAAAATATTAGCTGTATCTGTTCCTGTATTAGTATCAATTTATCCTATATCTTTGACACTTATAATTTTAACATTATTTCATGATAAATTAGGATTTAGTAAATTGGCATACAAAGCAACAATTTATGTTGTGTCATTAATATCCGTAGTTGAAGGTTTATTAGTAGCTAAGATTGAAATACCAATTTTAACAAATTTTGTAAAACAATTACCTTTATTTAAGCAAAGTCTAGGATGGTTAATTCCGGGATTAATAGTTTTAGTTTTGGCAATATTTGTTTCTGTAGCTTTAAAATTAGAAAAATTTAAATAA
- a CDS encoding CPBP family intramembrane glutamic endopeptidase, with translation MENNLENLLENENYNLVEARKANRKIIFSYLIYFLSINILASLTGFIQDIGIRQITIVGLGIIPIYFFVGKKSLENLRSQKQKYFGIKDLFFFVGLSYAITLIFSIFTNFVVSKLNIPSPNVTKIIQNNLNITLFIYAVIFGPAIEELQFRGFYLNITRKYGKIASILLVSILFSFSHLNIIQGLGTFGLALVFTYVAYFYSFRDALILHIINNLIVAIVGFLSSNYGLQSMQIVTLSIILIILGFSAIVQLFTEKRRNEFKNNLKIDKAEKKYLKNLFTDYVFIVYFIFILAFSVYAGYIAQNAR, from the coding sequence ATGGAAAATAATTTAGAAAATTTATTAGAAAATGAAAATTATAACTTAGTGGAAGCAAGGAAGGCAAATAGAAAAATAATTTTTTCGTATTTGATATATTTTTTAAGTATTAATATTTTAGCTTCTTTAACGGGGTTTATACAGGATATAGGGATTAGACAAATAACAATAGTTGGTTTAGGCATAATCCCAATATATTTCTTTGTTGGCAAAAAATCTTTGGAGAATTTAAGAAGTCAAAAACAAAAATATTTCGGTATAAAAGATTTATTTTTCTTTGTAGGTTTATCTTATGCTATAACTTTAATATTTAGTATTTTTACTAATTTTGTTGTAAGTAAGCTTAATATACCTTCTCCAAATGTTACTAAAATAATTCAAAATAATTTAAATATAACATTATTTATTTATGCTGTAATTTTTGGACCGGCAATTGAAGAATTGCAGTTTAGGGGATTTTATTTGAATATAACTAGAAAATATGGAAAAATAGCAAGCATACTCTTGGTGTCTATATTATTTTCATTTTCTCATTTAAACATAATTCAAGGGTTAGGGACATTTGGATTAGCACTAGTGTTTACATATGTTGCATATTTTTATTCATTTAGAGATGCATTAATATTACACATAATAAATAATTTAATTGTTGCAATTGTAGGATTTTTATCATCAAATTACGGTTTACAATCAATGCAAATTGTTACTTTATCTATTATATTGATTATTTTAGGATTTAGTGCTATAGTGCAGTTATTTACAGAAAAAAGAAGAAATGAATTTAAAAACAATCTAAAAATAGATAAAGCTGAGAAAAAATATTTAAAAAATTTATTTACAGATTATGTATTTATAGTTTATTTTATTTTTATATTAGCATTTTCCGTTTATGCTGGATATATCGCTCAAAATGCACGATAA
- the ychF gene encoding redox-regulated ATPase YchF, producing the protein MKLGIVGLPNVGKSTLFNAITKAGAESANYPFTTIEPNVGVVDVPDYRLEKLSELNNSKKIVSAYIEFYDIAGLVRGASKGEGLGNKFLANIRESEAIVEVLRCFEDPNVIHVDGEVNPLKDIETINLELIFSDMDMLENIMNRLNKLAKSDKEKKAELELIQRVYKTLEEGKSARVLDLTQEEQKILKGYNLLSTKPIIYVANVSEEEVADDGQSNPYVQQVREFAKTEEAKVVVISAKIEAEISTLEDEEKKDYLEMIGLEKPGLEKLIIASYDLLGLISFITTGEIETRAWTIKKGTKAVDAAGKIHSDISRGFIRAEIISFDELMNYDGSMTKAKEAGKVRLEGKDYIMQDGDITHFRHNV; encoded by the coding sequence ATGAAATTAGGTATAGTAGGATTGCCAAATGTTGGCAAATCAACACTTTTTAATGCTATTACAAAAGCAGGAGCGGAATCAGCTAATTATCCATTTACAACTATTGAACCAAATGTAGGGGTTGTAGACGTTCCGGATTATAGATTAGAAAAATTATCGGAATTAAATAATTCAAAGAAAATCGTATCTGCATATATAGAATTTTATGATATAGCCGGGCTTGTTAGAGGTGCTAGCAAGGGAGAAGGTTTAGGTAATAAGTTTTTAGCGAATATTAGAGAATCAGAAGCTATCGTTGAAGTTTTAAGATGCTTTGAAGATCCTAATGTAATTCATGTAGATGGTGAAGTAAATCCGTTGAAGGATATTGAAACAATTAATTTAGAACTTATTTTTTCTGATATGGATATGCTTGAAAATATTATGAATAGATTAAATAAACTGGCTAAATCTGATAAGGAAAAAAAAGCTGAATTAGAGTTGATACAAAGAGTATATAAAACTTTAGAAGAAGGAAAAAGTGCTAGAGTTTTAGATTTGACACAAGAAGAACAAAAAATATTAAAAGGATATAATTTATTATCAACAAAGCCTATAATATATGTTGCAAATGTATCTGAAGAAGAAGTTGCTGATGATGGACAATCAAATCCATATGTGCAACAAGTTAGAGAATTTGCAAAGACAGAAGAGGCCAAAGTTGTAGTAATCTCAGCTAAAATTGAAGCTGAAATTTCGACACTGGAAGATGAAGAAAAGAAGGATTACTTAGAAATGATTGGACTAGAAAAACCTGGTTTAGAAAAACTTATTATTGCAAGTTATGATTTATTGGGATTAATTTCATTTATAACCACCGGGGAAATTGAAACTAGAGCTTGGACAATAAAAAAGGGTACAAAAGCTGTTGATGCTGCTGGTAAAATTCATTCGGATATATCTAGAGGATTTATTAGAGCGGAGATAATTTCCTTTGATGAACTTATGAATTATGATGGTTCAATGACTAAAGCTAAAGAAGCTGGTAAGGTTAGACTAGAGGGTAAGGATTATATTATGCAAGATGGTGATATTACTCACTTTAGACACAATGTTTAG